From Schaalia sp. ZJ405, one genomic window encodes:
- a CDS encoding preprotein translocase subunit YajC, with the protein MIIMIVVLAGMMWFMNRSRKKALQQQEEREKEMAANLAPGVWVHTAVGFWGQFVDMDGDIMVLATTDGTETLWDRRMIREVGEQPPFADQLTIDETEEEVEEDAPVLGLDSDASETDTASTDEETK; encoded by the coding sequence ATGATCATCATGATCGTCGTCCTCGCCGGCATGATGTGGTTCATGAACCGTTCCCGGAAGAAGGCTCTCCAACAGCAGGAAGAGCGCGAGAAGGAAATGGCTGCCAACCTTGCACCCGGTGTATGGGTTCACACGGCTGTCGGATTCTGGGGTCAGTTCGTCGACATGGATGGCGACATCATGGTCCTGGCGACCACCGATGGCACCGAAACCCTGTGGGATCGCCGCATGATCCGCGAAGTAGGAGAACAGCCTCCTTTCGCTGATCAACTGACGATCGACGAAACGGAAGAAGAAGTTGAAGAGGACGCTCCCGTGCTCGGCTTAGACTCGGATGCCTCGGAGACCGACACAGCTTCAACTGACGAAGAAACGAAGTGA
- the ruvB gene encoding Holliday junction branch migration DNA helicase RuvB: MHDAQDTDQVESLRIVAPDAGELERAAEAALRPKRLSEFVGQHVVRDQLQLVLDAARGRGVPPDHVLLAGPPGLGKTTLAMIIAAEMGTSLRLTSGPAIQHAGDLAAILSGLQEGDILFIDEIHRLARTAEEMLYLAMEDFRVDVVVGKGPGATSIPLTLPPFTVVGATTRSGLLPAPLRDRFGFTAHLEFYEVDELESVVTRSANLLGAPLDGRAAHEIASRSRGTPRIANRLLRRVVDYAQVRGTGDLTLEAAQGALTLFEVDQSGLDRLDRAVLDAICRRFGGGPVGLTTLAVTVGEEAETVETVAEPYLVRQGFLVRTNRGRAATSKAWEHLGLNPPAEATLFS; encoded by the coding sequence ATCCATGATGCCCAGGACACCGACCAGGTGGAGTCACTGCGGATCGTTGCCCCTGACGCCGGCGAGTTGGAACGTGCCGCTGAGGCGGCGCTGCGTCCGAAGAGACTCAGCGAATTTGTTGGCCAGCACGTCGTGCGTGATCAGCTTCAGCTCGTCCTCGACGCTGCCCGAGGACGGGGAGTCCCACCGGATCATGTTCTCCTTGCGGGGCCTCCTGGACTGGGGAAAACCACGCTCGCAATGATCATTGCGGCGGAGATGGGGACGTCGCTGAGATTAACTTCGGGACCTGCGATCCAACATGCGGGTGATCTGGCGGCAATCCTCTCTGGCTTGCAAGAAGGTGACATCCTCTTTATCGACGAAATCCATCGTCTCGCACGCACAGCCGAGGAAATGCTGTATCTGGCGATGGAGGATTTCCGTGTCGATGTTGTTGTGGGGAAGGGCCCCGGTGCCACGTCGATTCCCCTGACGCTTCCTCCGTTCACGGTGGTTGGTGCCACGACGCGTTCAGGTTTACTTCCCGCGCCGCTGCGGGATCGTTTCGGCTTCACCGCGCACCTGGAGTTTTACGAGGTCGATGAGCTTGAGTCCGTTGTCACGCGTTCGGCGAATCTCCTCGGGGCTCCTCTCGATGGGCGCGCAGCGCATGAAATTGCCTCTCGGTCCCGCGGAACGCCGCGAATCGCCAATCGGCTTCTGCGGCGTGTTGTTGATTACGCGCAGGTCCGTGGAACCGGGGACCTCACGCTTGAGGCTGCTCAGGGGGCTCTGACGCTCTTTGAGGTGGATCAGTCTGGCCTTGACCGTCTTGACAGGGCAGTGCTCGATGCGATCTGTCGACGATTCGGCGGGGGACCGGTGGGTCTGACAACGCTTGCGGTGACGGTTGGCGAGGAAGCGGAAACTGTGGAAACGGTTGCCGAACCGTATCTTGTTCGCCAGGGTTTTCTTGTCAGGACCAACCGGGGGCGTGCCGCCACGTCGAAGGCCTGGGAACATCTGGGTCTGAATCCACCGGCTGAGGCAACGCTCTTTTCCTGA
- the ruvA gene encoding Holliday junction branch migration protein RuvA, translated as MISLLRGTVADIGLGEVVIMAGGLGFTVNVTPAFAQELPRGEETTIHTVLVVREDSLTLYGFRSADERRVFDTLLTVSGIGPKIALAALAVLSPDDLRRAVRDQDLAALQKIPGVGKKSAQRMALEIGDKLGTPAALPGIPSQQSPSSAIDQEVKAALVGLGWSEAVAARALEPLSGQGLGAADLLKAALVALGGHRG; from the coding sequence TTGATCTCACTGCTTCGCGGAACCGTTGCCGACATCGGACTCGGCGAGGTCGTCATCATGGCTGGCGGCCTCGGATTTACGGTCAACGTCACGCCGGCATTCGCTCAGGAACTTCCCCGCGGGGAAGAAACAACGATCCACACGGTGCTCGTTGTCCGCGAGGACTCTTTGACTCTGTATGGATTCCGTAGCGCCGACGAGCGCCGCGTCTTCGATACTCTGCTGACAGTGTCGGGAATTGGCCCGAAAATTGCGCTTGCAGCCCTTGCTGTGCTCAGCCCCGACGACCTGCGTCGAGCGGTGCGCGACCAGGATCTCGCGGCGCTGCAAAAAATCCCGGGAGTCGGCAAGAAATCCGCCCAGCGGATGGCTCTTGAAATCGGTGACAAACTGGGAACCCCCGCGGCGCTTCCAGGAATACCGAGTCAGCAGTCTCCCAGCAGTGCCATTGATCAAGAAGTCAAGGCTGCGCTGGTTGGCTTGGGATGGAGTGAGGCTGTTGCGGCCCGGGCGCTCGAACCGCTCAGCGGCCAGGGACTAGGGGCTGCGGACCTTCTCAAAGCGGCGCTCGTCGCCCTAGGAGGCCACCGTGGCTAA
- the ruvC gene encoding crossover junction endodeoxyribonuclease RuvC, giving the protein MRVMGIDPGITRCGLGVVDVDESRKASLVYVGVARSDKDLATHFRLTTIADAIDAVIARYRPEVVAIERVFAQDNLQSVTTTMQVMGAAMTCVGRAGLPMAVHTPSEVKSAVSGNGNADKAQVQAMVARILGLAKAPKPADAADSLAIAICHAWRGTGLLGDTDDSSVSVSLSGRLTSRGQLTPAQRAWAEAAAAQRRTGAVDPRYRR; this is encoded by the coding sequence ATGCGGGTGATGGGGATCGACCCTGGAATTACGCGCTGCGGGCTAGGGGTTGTTGATGTTGACGAGTCGCGCAAGGCATCCCTCGTCTACGTCGGCGTTGCACGCTCAGATAAAGACCTGGCGACGCATTTTCGACTGACAACGATCGCAGACGCCATCGACGCGGTGATCGCACGCTACCGTCCGGAAGTTGTTGCCATTGAGCGAGTTTTCGCCCAAGACAACCTCCAATCCGTAACGACCACGATGCAGGTCATGGGAGCGGCGATGACCTGTGTGGGTCGAGCGGGGCTCCCGATGGCGGTGCACACCCCATCGGAGGTGAAATCGGCGGTGTCTGGTAACGGCAACGCCGACAAAGCACAGGTGCAGGCAATGGTCGCGCGGATTCTCGGACTTGCGAAAGCACCAAAACCCGCCGACGCTGCCGATTCTCTGGCGATCGCGATTTGTCACGCGTGGCGTGGTACGGGGCTTCTGGGGGACACCGACGACTCATCAGTCTCCGTGTCGCTGTCTGGGCGTCTGACCTCGCGTGGTCAACTCACGCCGGCGCAAAGAGCGTGGGCTGAAGCCGCCGCCGCGCAACGACGCACAGGTGCGGTCGATCCTCGCTATCGGCGCTAA
- the pdxT gene encoding pyridoxal 5'-phosphate synthase glutaminase subunit PdxT, protein MVTIGILALQGDVAEHVRALEVSGARAVPVRRRSELEAVDGLVIPGGESTTMSKLLLAFDLFEPVRSRIDAGMPVWGTCAGMIMLASSVLDGRDDQRSFGAIDMVVRRNAFGRQVDSYEEDLEITGIKDPYHAVFIRAPWVESTGQSVEVLARVGNAADGPIVAVRSGQAMACSFHPEIGSDTRMHELFVEMVRASQTPDHNALPRSESSSDAMGD, encoded by the coding sequence ATGGTGACGATCGGCATCCTCGCCCTTCAGGGTGATGTTGCAGAGCACGTGCGGGCGCTGGAGGTTTCCGGCGCCCGCGCCGTTCCCGTGCGCCGCAGGAGCGAACTTGAGGCGGTTGATGGTTTGGTGATTCCCGGAGGGGAATCAACAACCATGTCGAAACTTCTTCTCGCTTTCGATCTTTTCGAGCCGGTGCGTTCACGCATCGACGCAGGTATGCCCGTGTGGGGCACCTGTGCGGGGATGATCATGCTTGCCTCCTCGGTTCTTGATGGCCGTGACGACCAGCGCTCTTTTGGTGCCATCGACATGGTTGTTCGACGCAATGCTTTTGGTCGCCAGGTTGACTCCTACGAGGAAGATCTGGAAATCACGGGGATCAAGGACCCCTACCATGCGGTGTTCATCCGAGCTCCCTGGGTGGAGTCAACGGGCCAAAGCGTCGAGGTCCTCGCTCGGGTCGGTAACGCCGCTGATGGGCCGATCGTCGCGGTTCGTTCCGGGCAGGCGATGGCCTGTTCCTTCCACCCGGAAATTGGTTCTGACACGCGAATGCATGAACTCTTTGTTGAGATGGTTCGAGCATCGCAGACACCAGACCACAACGCGCTCCCTCGTTCAGAATCGTCATCTGACGCGATGGGGGATTGA
- the pdxS gene encoding pyridoxal 5'-phosphate synthase lyase subunit PdxS, producing the protein MTDSTSTREVGTPQVKRGMAQMLKGGVIMDVVTPEQAKIAEDAGAVAVMALERVPADIRAQGGVARMSDPDLIDGIINAVSIPVMAKARIGHFVEAQVLQSLGVDYIDESEVLTPADYEHHIDKWQFTVPFVCGATNLGEALRRINEGAAMIRSKGEAGTGDVSNATTHMRKIRDEIRHLTSLPEDELYVAAKELQAPYELVAEVAREGRLPVVLFTAGGIATPADAAMMMQLGAEGVFVGSGIFKSGDPAKRAAAIVKATTFYDDPSVIAEVSRGLGEAMVGINVDDIPVDHRLAERGW; encoded by the coding sequence ATGACGGACTCAACGTCCACTCGCGAGGTTGGAACCCCGCAGGTTAAGCGCGGCATGGCGCAGATGCTCAAGGGCGGCGTCATCATGGATGTCGTCACGCCGGAGCAGGCGAAAATTGCTGAAGACGCGGGAGCTGTCGCGGTCATGGCGCTTGAGCGCGTTCCGGCGGATATCCGCGCTCAGGGCGGTGTCGCACGCATGTCCGACCCCGATCTCATCGACGGCATCATCAACGCCGTATCAATCCCCGTAATGGCGAAAGCTCGGATCGGGCATTTTGTTGAAGCCCAGGTCTTGCAGTCCCTGGGGGTCGACTACATTGACGAGTCCGAGGTTCTCACGCCAGCGGACTACGAGCACCACATCGACAAGTGGCAGTTCACCGTTCCTTTCGTGTGCGGGGCAACGAACCTCGGTGAGGCGCTGCGTCGCATTAACGAGGGCGCGGCGATGATCCGCTCCAAGGGTGAGGCAGGCACGGGTGACGTGTCGAACGCGACCACGCACATGCGTAAAATTCGTGACGAAATTCGCCACCTCACCTCGCTGCCCGAAGACGAACTCTACGTTGCTGCAAAGGAACTCCAGGCTCCCTACGAACTCGTTGCGGAAGTTGCTCGCGAAGGACGCCTCCCCGTTGTTCTCTTCACCGCAGGTGGAATCGCAACGCCGGCCGACGCTGCGATGATGATGCAGCTGGGTGCCGAGGGCGTGTTTGTTGGCTCTGGAATTTTCAAGTCGGGTGATCCGGCGAAGAGAGCAGCAGCCATCGTCAAGGCAACAACCTTCTACGACGATCCCTCCGTCATCGCAGAGGTCTCGCGTGGCCTCGGAGAGGCAATGGTCGGGATCAATGTTGACGACATTCCGGTTGATCACCGTTTGGCGGAACGCGGATGGTGA
- a CDS encoding YebC/PmpR family DNA-binding transcriptional regulator: protein MSGHSKWATTKHKKAAIDAKRGKLFARLIKNIEVAARTGGGDPAGNPTLYDAIQKAKKNSVPADNIDRAVKRGSGAEAGGASYETIMYEGYGPNGVAFLVECLTDNRNRAASDVRLGFTRSGGSLADPGSVSYLFSRRGVIEVSAADGVDEDSIMEAVLDAGAEEVTDTGEGFVIESEPADVVAVRTALQEAGIDYDSAEVQFVASTEVELDLEGALKVRKLIDALEESDDVQNIYTNMSLGDEVRAQLEEEE from the coding sequence ATGTCGGGACACTCTAAGTGGGCGACCACGAAGCACAAGAAAGCTGCTATCGACGCCAAACGCGGCAAACTCTTTGCGCGCCTCATCAAGAACATTGAGGTTGCGGCGCGTACCGGCGGTGGAGACCCCGCTGGTAACCCGACCCTGTACGACGCGATCCAGAAGGCAAAGAAGAACTCGGTTCCTGCGGACAACATCGATCGTGCGGTCAAGCGAGGCTCCGGTGCTGAAGCAGGTGGAGCGTCCTATGAGACGATCATGTACGAAGGCTACGGCCCCAACGGCGTTGCCTTCCTCGTTGAATGTTTGACAGATAACCGCAATCGCGCAGCCTCTGACGTTCGCTTGGGCTTTACCCGTTCCGGAGGCTCACTGGCTGACCCGGGATCGGTGTCCTACCTTTTCTCGCGTCGCGGTGTCATCGAAGTCTCAGCAGCCGACGGTGTAGACGAAGACTCGATCATGGAGGCCGTCCTCGATGCCGGAGCTGAGGAAGTGACAGACACGGGTGAGGGATTCGTCATTGAGTCTGAACCCGCAGATGTTGTTGCTGTGCGCACCGCTTTGCAGGAAGCCGGTATCGACTACGACTCCGCCGAGGTCCAATTCGTTGCCTCGACCGAAGTTGAGCTTGACCTTGAGGGTGCACTGAAGGTGCGCAAACTCATCGATGCCCTTGAGGAATCAGACGACGTGCAAAATATCTACACGAACATGTCGCTTGGTGACGAGGTTCGTGCCCAGCTTGAGGAAGAGGAGTGA
- a CDS encoding SixA phosphatase family protein, with protein MTTTMRRLILVRHAQAAHGAVDRERPLSSRGRVQANRLGAELGKVFPRIDEAVYSSARRAQETFDEMASHLTVGHSRSDSGLYLADVPYVLTCAREFSGQSTMIVGHEPTIGLAGVGLVAPAQRSHLTWGVATATALCLTFEGEWADLGDRPCDLEVFHVDP; from the coding sequence ATGACTACGACGATGCGCCGCCTCATCCTCGTCCGACACGCTCAGGCCGCTCACGGTGCTGTTGACCGTGAGCGTCCCTTAAGTTCTCGGGGTCGGGTTCAGGCCAATCGCCTGGGAGCTGAGCTTGGGAAAGTTTTTCCGCGTATTGACGAGGCAGTTTATTCATCTGCTCGGCGTGCCCAAGAGACATTCGATGAGATGGCGTCTCACCTCACCGTTGGTCATTCGCGATCCGATAGCGGTTTGTACTTAGCGGATGTTCCCTATGTTCTCACGTGCGCTCGGGAGTTCTCGGGCCAGAGCACAATGATCGTGGGGCATGAACCAACGATCGGACTTGCCGGAGTTGGACTGGTTGCCCCGGCCCAGCGTTCCCACCTCACCTGGGGTGTGGCAACGGCGACGGCGCTGTGCCTGACTTTCGAGGGAGAGTGGGCTGACCTGGGAGATCGGCCCTGCGACCTCGAAGTCTTCCACGTTGACCCGTAA
- a CDS encoding FG-GAP repeat domain-containing protein, whose product MRSAIRCVSAAVFAAIIACTGAYIPASASPAHTSGTDLAAASSSSFISATPRATAQGLTVSPATQIGQGWKPQTTFSLGDFNGDGRPDLGLIVPNGQLRMYARTSTTRFATPRTIGQGWSPYTVLGTSDWNSDSAPDIIAFDSAGRLFAYLGNGRGAFQGRVQIGQGWKGFSSVTLVSASVGQRTRILATTSAGVTRQYVSNGKGSWLDPVTVKPPVSTANAISWPGNAKGSTLSVLAATGSKLSALMVNDRQWSVDSTATLPLSNARLVDVQGTSAGATLTVVTSAGTLHAVTVSLRAEKPAPTPPPVPEAPAGPRTATPVASTVASVSSAQRGVGWPASGAVHMGDFNRDGFDDLGLIMSNGEFYAYYGTATGGFSGRTLIGVGWSGLSFVQGGVDVTGDGTPDVIACTPNGELVVYTGRGDGRFGARIQIGHGWTQAQSILLLRNGPNGKPAVLFTRTNGRTFLYQMNGRSGFTGTVELSSSDSRIGTALRSDDWNKDGRSDLLLRGSDGSLNVLFQSPSGEFDTLARIGQGWNGMRSIISADVTATSNRIYAIDGSGRLYAYDFRSNATPRGFVPTPPALAAPNQPSTPTNPAAPSTPSTPNAPSTQYKGHTFAAGNIISDAEFFTPGTMSVQEIRDFLASKNPNCRPGADGAACLKDYRTTTTQMDTAYCAPYTPGTNEDAATIISKSATACSINPKVLIVLLQKEQGLVTASGPSLNMTRYTKATGFRCPDGAPCDPTYAGLASQVYYAASRYVEYGARPEAFRFRAGGTYSIAYTTNAACGTTQVTIANRATAALYNYTPYVPNAAALANITGTGNSCSSYGNRNFWRNYIDWFGSTGV is encoded by the coding sequence TTGAGATCCGCCATACGCTGCGTCAGCGCAGCGGTTTTCGCGGCCATCATTGCCTGCACGGGTGCATATATTCCGGCCTCCGCCTCCCCGGCACACACATCCGGCACTGATCTCGCAGCCGCAAGCTCGTCCTCGTTCATTTCCGCGACACCCAGGGCAACTGCACAGGGACTGACCGTGTCACCGGCGACGCAGATCGGCCAGGGATGGAAACCCCAGACTACGTTCTCTCTGGGTGATTTCAACGGGGATGGCCGCCCCGACCTGGGTCTCATCGTGCCCAACGGACAGCTGCGGATGTACGCCCGAACATCAACAACGCGATTCGCGACGCCGCGGACAATCGGCCAGGGATGGTCACCGTACACGGTCCTGGGCACCTCCGATTGGAACTCCGACTCAGCTCCCGACATCATCGCCTTCGACTCCGCTGGCCGGCTCTTTGCCTACCTGGGCAACGGACGCGGAGCTTTTCAAGGACGCGTCCAGATCGGCCAGGGATGGAAAGGGTTCTCCTCTGTCACCCTTGTATCAGCCAGCGTCGGACAGCGCACACGCATCCTCGCGACCACGTCAGCAGGGGTGACGCGGCAGTATGTCTCCAACGGTAAGGGAAGCTGGCTGGATCCAGTCACTGTGAAACCACCCGTGTCGACGGCCAATGCGATCTCCTGGCCGGGGAATGCGAAAGGCTCCACGCTGTCTGTCCTGGCTGCCACGGGAAGCAAGCTCTCAGCCCTGATGGTCAATGACCGGCAGTGGAGCGTGGACTCCACAGCGACACTTCCGCTGAGCAACGCCCGGCTCGTTGATGTTCAAGGCACCTCCGCTGGGGCAACCCTCACCGTGGTGACCTCGGCGGGTACCCTCCACGCTGTCACCGTGTCTCTTCGCGCAGAAAAGCCAGCTCCAACGCCTCCTCCAGTTCCCGAGGCACCGGCTGGCCCCCGCACGGCCACCCCCGTTGCTTCGACCGTTGCCTCCGTTTCTTCGGCGCAGCGCGGAGTTGGATGGCCCGCCTCCGGTGCCGTTCACATGGGTGACTTCAACCGCGATGGCTTCGACGACCTCGGACTCATCATGTCCAACGGAGAGTTCTACGCCTACTACGGCACTGCCACTGGTGGATTCAGCGGAAGAACACTCATCGGGGTTGGATGGTCCGGACTGTCATTCGTTCAAGGCGGAGTTGACGTTACCGGCGATGGAACACCGGATGTTATTGCCTGTACCCCCAACGGGGAACTCGTGGTGTACACGGGCAGGGGTGATGGACGTTTCGGCGCTCGCATCCAGATCGGACACGGATGGACACAGGCTCAGTCCATTCTGCTCCTGCGTAACGGCCCCAATGGAAAACCCGCCGTGCTCTTCACACGAACCAATGGAAGAACTTTCCTCTACCAGATGAACGGACGCAGTGGGTTCACTGGCACAGTGGAACTCTCATCCTCAGATTCTCGGATCGGTACTGCACTGCGCAGCGACGACTGGAATAAAGATGGCCGATCCGACCTGCTGCTGCGCGGATCAGACGGCAGCCTAAACGTCTTATTCCAATCTCCGTCCGGTGAGTTCGACACCCTGGCACGCATTGGGCAGGGATGGAACGGAATGCGCTCCATCATCTCAGCAGATGTCACCGCAACGTCGAACAGAATCTACGCAATCGATGGCAGCGGACGTTTGTACGCCTACGATTTCCGATCCAACGCAACTCCTCGCGGTTTCGTGCCAACACCTCCTGCTCTTGCGGCACCGAACCAGCCAAGCACACCAACGAATCCGGCAGCTCCAAGCACTCCGTCAACTCCGAATGCTCCCTCAACCCAGTACAAGGGACATACATTCGCGGCCGGAAATATCATTTCCGACGCGGAGTTCTTCACGCCGGGAACAATGAGCGTCCAGGAGATCCGCGATTTCCTCGCATCGAAGAATCCGAATTGTCGGCCGGGTGCGGATGGGGCCGCATGCCTCAAGGACTACCGGACCACAACGACGCAGATGGACACCGCCTATTGCGCTCCCTACACCCCGGGAACGAACGAGGACGCAGCGACGATCATTTCTAAGTCAGCAACCGCGTGCTCGATCAATCCGAAGGTTCTCATCGTTCTTCTGCAAAAGGAACAGGGACTGGTCACCGCGTCGGGCCCCTCGCTCAACATGACGCGCTACACGAAGGCCACGGGATTCCGTTGCCCAGACGGCGCCCCCTGCGATCCGACGTACGCGGGGCTTGCCTCCCAGGTGTACTACGCGGCATCACGCTACGTTGAGTACGGTGCCCGTCCCGAGGCATTCCGTTTCAGGGCCGGGGGAACGTATTCGATTGCGTACACAACGAATGCCGCGTGCGGCACAACGCAGGTGACCATCGCGAATCGTGCGACCGCTGCCCTGTACAACTACACTCCCTACGTTCCCAACGCCGCAGCCCTTGCGAACATCACAGGAACAGGAAACTCGTGTTCGTCATACGGGAACCGTAACTTCTGGCGCAACTACATCGACTGGTTCGGGTCGACGGGAGTCTGA
- a CDS encoding histidine phosphatase family protein: MMTLVLVRHGQTPANRLGALDTIRPGLPLTPKGQEQARALANRWEREIAAPPSAIALSGLTRTKMTAAPLAQRYGLTPLIRPGVREIRSGDIEMNRGIVSGEHYVEPIARWCRGELDVRMPGGETGREVLARAYPVILEVMEHARRVDPREGVGVVVAHGALLRLLASSLAHNISAEVVIRHFMENTKTVVLQWPVDRVFSHPDDLLGSLTALTWNDAPVEAWD, translated from the coding sequence ATGATGACACTTGTTCTTGTACGACACGGACAGACCCCTGCCAATCGTTTAGGCGCCCTCGACACCATACGCCCCGGGCTCCCACTGACCCCCAAGGGCCAGGAACAGGCGCGAGCGTTGGCGAACCGCTGGGAACGTGAGATTGCAGCCCCGCCCTCGGCAATAGCACTTTCGGGCCTGACACGCACCAAAATGACCGCTGCTCCTCTCGCGCAACGCTACGGCTTGACTCCGCTGATCCGGCCGGGAGTGCGTGAAATCCGCTCGGGTGACATCGAAATGAACAGGGGCATCGTCTCGGGAGAACACTACGTTGAACCGATCGCCCGCTGGTGTCGCGGGGAACTTGACGTGCGGATGCCAGGGGGAGAGACAGGACGCGAAGTTCTTGCCCGCGCATACCCGGTGATCCTTGAGGTCATGGAGCACGCCCGCCGGGTCGATCCTCGTGAAGGCGTAGGCGTTGTTGTTGCTCACGGTGCGCTGCTTCGTCTGCTTGCGAGTTCGCTTGCCCACAACATCAGCGCTGAAGTGGTGATCCGTCATTTCATGGAGAACACGAAAACCGTTGTTCTCCAGTGGCCGGTTGACCGGGTATTTTCGCATCCCGATGACCTTCTTGGCTCTCTGACGGCACTCACGTGGAATGACGCGCCCGTTGAGGCGTGGGACTGA